One genomic window of Corticium candelabrum chromosome 21, ooCorCand1.1, whole genome shotgun sequence includes the following:
- the LOC134196598 gene encoding uncharacterized protein LOC134196598 isoform X5, producing the protein MSEGADDADCNASGLSSVSFDDVSCPPAEIYNAIRSNNAELLEDLLSKQNIDLLGCLDNKVKMTVLHQAAVVNKPDILTIVLAALWRKGIVVQALRSCDSNGSTPLACTVEDPRLFSNFSALLKACEESAPDVVRWKNENDSNLLHVAVDRRCVPVLRALIARDNMQAALLELNKSQSTPLEVANSQLRMNQTQLQMEKSSFEQMATIMKWNKMTRQFHERSRFSHRMEVIKALQEIVAILEHPTVEAKAAAAAQAASEALKLKEELRRREIRDKCIELVEKGDWPNLLVLIRSNDAADKTTALETIYFAMMEGKLDDTAVPILKEEDFEALQKLLVSKNGFTRLYAASTLYFVCKEKANQTLMTKHASIMTSLLSLLRTLNMDMQLLCLNIVHTLVINETLDDKTCWIQPLLLLKSYSCSTKLQRIAGEILGRLHDESMVNPGMWAVEDVAVWLDGKEELQDRSLYCKQFIESGIDGLHLLELTHEDMKGLGVKHLSDRRRIASFVDDLRRLNAPSVVGKRDIFLSYAHINIAFARSIRNALTAAGYSVWIDEAGIRAGVKWREAIANGVEHCRAFVFVTTPRSASSEYCMDELGLAEEQKKPIFNVVLEEVPMASMDPGFRLIISRRQWTFFTDESKFGESFEKLLSGIKMTIGALKRVNSQRTRLMLLLHHKARLTLSQ; encoded by the exons ATGAGTGAAGGAGCAGATGACGCTGACTGCAACGCTAGCGGGTTATCATCGGTTTCGTTTGACGACGTAAGTTGTCCTCCGGCCGAAATCTACAACGCTATTCGAAGCAACAACGCCGAGTTGCTCGAAGACCTTCTTTCCAAGCAGAACATCGACCTTCTGGGTTGTCTCGACAACAAAGTGAAA ATGACTGTGTTACATCAAGCTGCCGTTGTCAACAAGCCCGATATTCTTACAATTGTCCTGGCAGCACTTTGGAGGAAAGGGATTGTGGTGCAGGCGTTGAGGTCATGTGACAGCAATGGGTCTACTCCTCTTGCCTGCACAGTAGAGGATCCTAGATTGTTTTCTAATTTCTCGGCGTTGCTAAAGGCTTGTGAAGAGAGTGCACCAGATGTGGTGCGCTGGAAGAATGAgaatg ACAGCAATCTACTTCATGTTGCGGTCGATCGTCGCTGTGTACCCGTATTGAGAGCATTGATTGCCAGAGACAATATGCAAGCAGCATTATTGGAGTTGAACAAATCTCAGTCAACACCATTGGAAGTAGCAAACTCTCAGCTG CGAATGAATCAAACTCAACTACAAATGGAGAAGTCATCGTTTGAGCAAATGGCCACTATAATGAAATGGAACAAGATGACACGCCAGTTTCACGAACGATCTAGATTCAGTCACAGAATG GAGGTTATCAAAGCACTTCAGGAGATCGTGGCAATTCTGGAGCATCCTACTGTGGAAGCAAAG gctgctgctgctgctcaagCGGCTTCAGAAGCTCTGAAGTTGAAAGAAGAGTTGAGACGACGAGAAATTCGTGATAAGTGTATTGAACTTGTAGAAAAAGGAGATTGGCCTAACTTACTGGTGCTCATTCGGTCAAATGATGCGGCTGACAagacg ACTGCTCTGGAAACAATCTATTTTGCTATGATGGAAGGGAAACTGGATGACACCGCAGTTCCCATATTAAAAGAAGAAGACTTTGAAGCTTTGCAg AAACTTTTGGTTAGCAAGAATGGCTTTACTCGTCTCTATGCTGCATCGACTCTCTATTTTGTTTGCAAAGAGAAAGCCAATCAAACTCTTATGACAAAACAC GCCAGTATAATGACGTCACTTTTATCTTTGTTGCGCACTCTCAATATGGATATGCAGCTATTGTGTCTCAATATTGTTCATACATTGGTCATCAATGAAACGCTAGATGACAAAAC TTGCTGGATACAACCTCTTCTTTTACTGAAGTCTTATAGTTGTTCGACCAAACTGCAAAG AATTGCTGGAGAGATTTTAGGTCGACTGCATGATGAGTCAATGGTTAATCCGGGAATGTGGGCAGTGGAAGATGTTGCAGTTTGGTTGGATGGCAAAGAG GAGTTACAAGATAGATCTCTTTACTGTAAGCAGTTCATTGAAAGTGGCATTGATGGTTTGCACTTGTTGGAGTTGACACACGAAGACATGAAGG GACTTGGTGTGAAGCATCTTAGTGACAGAAGAAGGATAGCATCGTTTGTAGATG ACTTACGAAGGCTCAATGCACCGTCAGTTGTTGGCAAGCGAGACATCTTTTTGAGTTATGCTCACATCAATATTGCCTTTGCTAGGAGTATTAGG AATGCTCTGACCGCCGCAGGTTATTCAGTGTGGATAGATGAAGCTGGCATTCGTGCTGGCGTCAAATGGCGTGAAGCAATAGCGAATGGTGTTGAG CATTGTAGAGCTTTTGTATTTGTCACGACGCCTCGGTCTGCTTCATCGGAGTATTGCATGGATGAA CTAGGGTTGGCCGAGGAGCAAAAAAAGCCAATATTTAATGTCGTTTTGGAGGAAGTTCCAATGGCATCTATGGATCCAGGGTTTAGGCTCATAATATCAAGAAGACAG TGGACATTCTTTACCGATGAAAGCAAATTTGGAGAATCATTTGAGAAACTGCTGAGTGGTATCAAAATGACTATTGGAG CCTTGAAAAGAGTGAACTCACAAAGGACGAGACTGATGCTGCTTCTACATCACAAAGCCAG GCTAACTCTCAGTCAGTAG